From a region of the Besnoitia besnoiti strain Bb-Ger1 chromosome I, whole genome shotgun sequence genome:
- a CDS encoding PAP2 superfamily protein (encoded by transcript BESB_005810), with translation MGNSGGEATGPLTPAVTDDGVKAKMQLVVVILQILGVFGVAGYCAFASVVDPVSVGFFCNDDSIRFPLLPQTVPALEASMIVILIPTVLIILVDTTTWVMYGERFGRYVNLVFCRPSSILALYYQSLGGFVFAMLSCYAITFTAKISVGRLRPHFLSVCQPDWKDITCSDASGFLYVDNFVCLGTDKAAIKEARVSFPSSHSSSSMCAMLYLVLYLQSRLVWLSRSGVKPSPVASKFTETLWGIIKLLCPFVQLVAFGGAFFIGMSRIKDKFHHPSDVITGFAIGATTAVFTFFYIAGLGSYSKGSAKEGQEEELEEDV, from the coding sequence ATGGGGAACTCTGGCGGCGAGGCCACTGGCCCGCTGACCCCCGCGGTTACGGACGATGGCGTGAAAGCGAAAATGCAGCTTGTAGTTGTCATTTTACAGATCTTGGGAGTGTTTGGAGTCGCCGGGTACTGCGCGTTTGCCTCGGTTGTTGACCCTGTCTCGGTTGGCTTTTTCTGCAATGACGACAGCATTCGCTTCCCTTTGCTCCCTCAGACGGTACCGGCTCTCGAAGCTTCGATGATTGTCATTTTGATCCCCACTGTTTTGATTATTCTTGTCGATACTACCACGTGGGTGATGTACGGCGAAAGATTCGGTCGGTACGTCAACCTCGTATTCTGCAGGCCCAGTAGCATTCTCGCCCTCTATTACCAGTCTCTGGGCGGGTTTGTCTTCGCCATGCTGAGCTGTTATGCTATAACATTTACAGCAAAAATCAGCGTAggacgcctgcggccgcattTCCTGAGTGTATGCCAGCCGGACTGGAAAGATATAACCTGCAGTGACGCCAGTGGCTTCCTCTATGTAGACAATTTTGTCTGTCTTGGCACAGACAAAGCTGCAATCAAGGAAGCACGGGTCTCTTTTCCGTCCAGTCATTCAAGCAGCAGTATGTGCGCAATGCTGTATCTCGTTTTGTACCTGCAGTCTCGCCTGGTGTGGCTATCGAGATCTGGAGTGAAACCCTCTCCCGTTGCGTCGAAATTTACCGAAACGCTGTGGGGCATTATCAAGCTCTTGTGCCCCTTCGTGCAGTTGGTAGCCTTCGGTGGCGCCTTCTTCATTGGCATGTCTCGGATAAAGGATAAATTTCACCACCCTTCGGATGTTATAACAGGGTTTGCTATCGGTGCCACCACTGCTGTGTTCACTTTCTTTTATATCGCGGGTCTTGGCTCGTATTCAAAAGGATCGGCTAAAGAGGGGCAAGAGGAAGAGTTGGAGGAGGATGTTTGA